The following proteins are encoded in a genomic region of Rissa tridactyla isolate bRisTri1 chromosome 5, bRisTri1.patW.cur.20221130, whole genome shotgun sequence:
- the LOC128910120 gene encoding proline-rich proteoglycan 2-like, giving the protein MEVQIISKHTGKRHQRNSQQRHLSPRALFPTGLEEHVPADRPHGCLQPQTKRARRPGDAAAGRQPPRQAASPGRTPSSRPHGPRYAGQRRERSPRRGPAAQAGPQGPKRSEEPAKTPPAPDGPSRPPVRPRGLGKTEGKGALGRPRLSLPTPAAPHSRCGPGQAGPRRVWRGPAAAPDAPRSRPSPRKTPEAQPPPHKAITSSRRDGALPLAPPPPAPITSFPRNVTRAPR; this is encoded by the exons ATGGAAGTTCAGATTATCT CCAAGCACACCGGCAAGAGGCACCAGCGGAACAGCCAACAGAGACACCTGAGCCCACGAGCCTTATTCCCCACCGGGTTAGAAGAGCACGTTCCCGCGGATCGGCCCcacggctgcctgcagccccagaccAAGCGGGCGAGGCGACCCGGGGACGCGGCAGCGGGCAGACAGCCGCCCAGGCAGGCGGCCTCCCCGGGCCGGACACCTTCTTCCCGCCCGCACGGCCCGCGCTACGCCGGCCAGCGGCGTGAGCGGTCACCGAGACGCGGACCCGCAGCCCAGGCCGGCCCACAAGGCCCGAAGCGCTCCGAGGAGCCCGCCAAAACACCGCCCGCCCCCGACGGGCCCTCACGGCCGCCGGTAAGGCCGCGGGGCCTCGGCAAGACGGAGGGGAAGGGGGCACTGGGCCGCCCTCGgctctctctccccacccccgcGGCCCCTCACTCACGCtgcgggccgggccaggccgggccgcggcgggtcTGGCGAGGCCCCGCGGCGGCCCCCGACGCCCCTCGGAGCCGCCCGTCGCCGCGCAAAACGCCGGAAGCGCAACCCCCGCCGCACAAAGCCATTACATCATCGCGCCGCGACGGCGCCTtgcccctcgccccccccccacctgcgCCAATCACCTCCTTCCCCCGCAACGTCACGCGCGCGCCGCGGTGA
- the VPS37A gene encoding vacuolar protein sorting-associated protein 37A, which produces MNWLFPLTKGGGSALTSLQQQKQRQIESLRGAHASIAEIQKDVEYRLPFTVNNLTININILLPPQFPQEKPVISVFPPVRHHLMDKQGVYVTSPLISNFTMHSDLGKIIQSLLDEFWKNPPVLASSSTSFPYLFNKPSGMPPYAPQGFPFLPPYPPQEPNRTMAAVPVAESVSSSYTTDKPAAPSYGLIADLPLPVPTAEAVLQVAQNGFTYKMPDVPDTFPELSELSLSQLTDMNEQEEVLLEQFVTLPQLKQVISDRDELVKSIEELAKKNLLLEPSLEAKRQTVLDKYEQLTQMKAAFEKKMQRQHELSESCSPSALQARLKVAAHEAEEESDTIAEDFLEGKTEIDDFLSSFMEKRTLCHCRRAKEEKLQQAIAMHSQFHAPL; this is translated from the exons ATGAACTGGCTGTTCCCCCTCACCAAGGGTGGCGGCTCGGCCCTCACCAgtctccagcagcagaagcagcggCAGATCGAGTCCCTGCGCGGCGCCCACGCGTC CATTGCAGAAATCCAGAAAGATGTGGAATATCGCCTGCCATTCACTGTAAACAACTTGACAATTAATATTAACAT CTTGCTTCCACCTCAGTTTCCTCAGGAAAAACCAGTCATCAGTGTTTTCCCACCTGTGAGACATCATTTAATGGACAAGCAGGGAGTATATGTGACCAGTCCACTAATCAGTAAT TTTACAATGCACTCAGATCTTGGAAAAATTATTCAAAGTTTACTGGATGAGTTTTGGAAGAATCCTCCAGTTCTGGCTTCTAGCTCAACGTCATTTCCATA ccTTTTCAACAAACCATCTGGAATGCCTCCTTATGCTCCTCAGGGGTTTCCATTTCTTCCTCCGTACCCACCTCAAGAACCAAACAGAACTATGGCAGCCGTGCCCGTTGCTGAATCAGTTTCTTCAAGCTACACTACAGACAAGCCCGCTGCTCCCTCTTACGGCTTGATTGCTGATCTGCCACTGCCCGTTCCGACAGCAGAAGCGGTGCTTCAG GTTGCTCAGAATGGATTTACTTACAAGATGCCTGATGTTCCTGATACATTTCCAGAACTCTCAGAATTAAG TCTATCACAGCTGACTGATATGAATGAGCAAGAGGAAGTGttactggagcagtttgtgactCTACCACAGCTGAAGCAAGTCATTAGTGACAGAGACGAGCTAGTGAAAAGCATCGAAGAGCTGGCAA aaaaaaacttgTTGCTGGAGCCTAGTCTCGAGGCAAAAAGACAGACAGTGCTGGATAAA tACGAGCAACTCACACAGATGAAAGCAGCCtttgaaaaaaagatgcaaagacaGCATGAACTTAGTGAG agttgcagtcccagtgctctgcaGGCCAGACTTAAAGTAGCTGCTCATGAAGCTGAGGAGGAATCTGATACTATTGCAGAAGACTTCTTGgaaggcaaaacagaaatagaTGACTTCCTTAGTAGTTTCATGGAAAAGCGAACG CTCTGCCACTGTAGACGAGCCAAAGAGGAAAAACTTCAACAGGCAATAGCAATGCACAGCCAATTTCATGCTCCGCTATAG
- the CNOT7 gene encoding CCR4-NOT transcription complex subunit 7 isoform X2, protein MPAATVDHSQRICEVWACNLDEEMKKIRQVIRKYNYVAMDTEFPGVVARPIGEFRSNADYQYQLLRCNVDLLKIIQLGLTFMNEQGEYPPGTSTWQFNFKFNLTEDMYAQDSIELLTTSGIQFKKHEEEGIETQYFAELLMTSGVVLCEGVKWLSFHSGYDFGYLIKILTNSNLPEEELDFFEILRLFFPVIYDVKYLMKSCKNLKSCRSAFLQEVLFLSPNLRAGDQRRGRDVDCPAPPDLPAMKGWWTCTVLRAAV, encoded by the exons ATGCCAGCAGCTACCGTAGACCATAGCCAAAGAATCTGTGAAGTTTGGGCTTGTAACTTGGatgaagagatgaagaaaatccGTCAAGTTATACGGAAGTATAACTATGTAGCTATG GATACAGAGTTTCCAGGAGTAGTTGCAAGGCCTATTGGAGAATTCAGAAGCAACGCAGACTATCAGTACCAATTATTACGCTGCAATGTAGACTTGCTAAAAATAATTCAACTAGGACTGACGTTTATGAATGAGCAAGGCGAATACCCTCCAGGAACTTCAACTtggcaatttaattttaaatttaatttaac AGAAGATATGTATGCCCAGGACTCTATCGAACTGTTGACGACATCTGGTATCCAGTTTAAAAAGCATGAGGAAGAAGGAATTGAGACACAGTACTTTGCAGAACTGCTTATGACATCAGGAGTTGTACTGTGTGAAGGAGTCAAGTGGCTTTCCTTTCACAG TGGCTATGACTTTGGCTATCTAATCAAAATTCTGACAAACTCTAATTTACCTGAAGAAGAGCTGGACTTTTTTGAGATACTGCGATTGTTTTTCCCCGTCATCTACGATGTAAAATATCTCATGAAGAGTTGCAAAAATCTGAAG agctgtaggtcagctttcctgcaggaagTCTTGTTCCTGTCACCTAACCTGCGGGCTGGTGatcagaggaggggaagggatgtAGACTGCCCTGCCCCTCCAGATTTACCAGCCATGAAGGGATGGTGGACTTGTA